The following are encoded together in the Brassica napus cultivar Da-Ae chromosome A9, Da-Ae, whole genome shotgun sequence genome:
- the LOC106441888 gene encoding uncharacterized protein LOC106441888 isoform X5, whose translation MFNEDGVSPLKETIERSFIRPVPPECLNEGVVFKEGSVVDAYFNNGWWTGVIVVERPDGSFLVYFDDPPDIMRFIRSQLRPHADWIGSKWVKSKNKVLSQHMFTRGKLVEMTREISESEKEKIWVRALVITEVRKQGDDRRKFLIKRCTISQNSSDEAEGKHLIVDICKIRPSPPRDLCAEYSLNDYVEVVVTHGWRKGRVTEILLENKYKVYFAATKEDAVFNYTEIRLSMEWLGGGSWIRAHEREFENNAGTPIRPGQDSPSNTLATDEDDTLNDDATKIRSDQESPSITLVLESNEEDKVNDDATEITSSLERHRNTSVLEATEAETQNHETIYGKELPLPHESEDMMDDVATPIIDPQEIPRGETMSESNDKIALPKRISETGTKGVVLQRINKRSNLKLVGKVETLLGKEFKKLEDSFLAPVIKMGRKQKLMVFSRHLIHHLLLRRIDIGEKGLWFTFGEQLMRFSLREFHLTTGLPCVVDKDEDEAETSATKKKKKDPWMNKNQTLNTLLKLLVEKSKELTADQRLRLGATILVEGILMASNPVTSIPEERLLRARNFKEFCKYPWGNLAFDYLLKEVKSFTYAKLTENNQYAICGFIYALQLWALSSVNQLGTFFGISDDGIQFPLCLHWKETKALTIEEVNRFDQMEKVDVKCILGDPGLHSDLVEDVDCEFGRVVDLVKRGYRLKRQDWLNRSVDIAVAEAEVDENNSVPGIDATDQEKIEFLNNKVVSLEERVKYLEGLLNIRGETVKETEKSKETEAATKTKVNGQNADYELDENEVLGVYIDAKRKEIAKRKKNGVRPPREVGHQDEDDVEVEVNEEQPQEEEEQQQEDDTEDDVDDGDKESENPETNEGQTQEEEEQHQEDDAEVNEEQPQEEEEQQEEEDTEDDVDDGDKESENPETNEEQKQEEEEQQQEDDTEVNTDVDVGAKENGSENPVKGSKKRGRKVNISQCIRVYKMLFSIIYVTFFIVSSKLKDGEENEDAYEKPVKVTRKSERVTKGGEVNEDASEKPMKGTRKSKRGTKVNISQCIRVYKMLFSIINVTFFIVSSKLKGGEVNEDASEKPMKGTRKSKRGTKVNISLCIMLYKMLFSILYVTFFIVSSKLKDGEENEYAYEKPVKVTRKSERVTKGKKKGVTPPREVQQQVEDHAETNEDGEGNEDASKKHVKFTKKNGRGNKEHNVGTPKSKKQKKQFEKDSADDVIGSVLEDLKNAD comes from the exons ATGTTCAACGAAGATGGTGTAAGTCCTTTGAAGGAAACTATTGAAAGAAGTTTTATTCGGCCAGTCCCGCCAGAGTGTCTGAATGAGGGTGTCGTATTCAAGGAAGGGTCGGTGGTGGATGCTTATTTTAATAATGGTTGGTGGACTGGTGTTATCGTAGTTGAAAGGCCAGATGGTAGTTTTttggtttactttgatgatcCACCAGACATAATGAGATTCATCAGAAGCCAACTGAGACCTCATGCTGATTGGATCGGCTCCAAATGGGTCAAAAGCAAAAACaag GTATTGAGTCAACACATGTTTACGAGAGGGAAGTTGGTGGAAATGACCCGTGAAATTAGTGAAagtgaaaaggaaaaaatttGGGTCCGAGCATTGGTAATTACAGAAGTTCGGAAACAAGGAGATGATAGAAGAAAATTTCTGATCAAAAGATGTACAATCTCACAAAATTCGAGTGATGAAGCGGAAGGAAAACATTTAATAGTTGATATTTGCAAAATAAGGCCATCTCCTCCTCGAGATCTTTGTGCAGAGTACAGTCTGAACGACTATGTTGAAGTGGTTGTTACCCATGGGTGGCGCAAAGGTCGAGTGACGGAAATTCTCCTTGAAAACAAATACAAAGTGTATTTCGCTGCCACAAAAGAGGATGCGGTTTTTAATTATACTGAGATTAGGCTGTCAATGGAGTGGCTAGGTGGTGGTAGTTGGATTCGCGCACATGAG AGAGAATTTGAAAATAATGCTGGCACACCAATCAGACCCGGTCAAGATAGTCCTAGTAACACACTTGCCACCGATGAAGATGATACGTTGAATGATGATGCCACCAAAATCAGATCCGATCAAGAGAGCCCTAGTATCACACTTGTTTTAGAATCCAATGAAGAGGATAAGGTGAATGATGATGCCACAGAAATCACATCCTCTCTCGAGAGACACAGAAACACTTCTGTTTTAGAAGCCACTGAGGCTGAAACACAAAACCATGAAACCATATAT GGAAAGGAGTTACCATTACCTCATGAATCAGAAGATATGATGGATGATGTAGCCACTCCAATCATAGACCCTCAAGAGATTCCACGAG GTGAAACGATGAGTGAGTCTAATGACAAGATTGCTTTGCCAAAAAGAATCTCCGAAACTGGTACAAAAGGAGTCGTATTGCAAAGAATTAACAAGCGCTCCAATCTGAAGTTGGTTGGTAAAGTTGAAACCCTTTTGGGCAAAGAATTCAAGAAGCTTGAAGATTCATTCTTGGCTCCGGTAATTAAGATGGGAAGGAAGCAGAAGCTTATGGTGTTTTCAAGGCATTTGATTCATCACTTACTCTTAAGGAGAATTGATATAGGCGAGAAGGGTTTGTGGTTTACTTTTGGAGAACAACTAATGAGGTTTTCTCTAAGAGAATTCCACTTGACAACGGGTCTGCCTTGTGttgttgataaagatgaagatgaagccgAGACTTCagcaacaaaaaagaagaagaaagatccATGGATGAACAAGAATCAAACTCTAAACACCTTGCTTAAGCTTCTTGTCGAAAAGAGTAAAGAGCTTACTGCTGATCAGAGATTAAGATTGGGAGCTACAATCCTTGTGGAAGGGATATTGATGGCAAGCAATCCGGTGACAAGTATTCCAGAAGAGCGTCTGCTTAGAGCTAGAAATTTCAAAGAGTTTTGCAAGTATCCCTGGGGGAATTTGGCCTTTGATTATTTACTGAAAGAAGTGAAGAGCTTTACCTATGCAAAGCTGACGGAGAATAATCAATACGCGATTTGTGGCTTTATATATGCGCTTCAGCTCTGGGCGTTATCTTCTGTGAATCAACTAGGCACATTCTTTGGTATTAGCGATGATGGAATTCAGTTTCCCTTGTGCTTGCATTGGAAAGAAACCAAAGCGCTTACTATTGAGGAGGTTAACAGATTCGACCAAATGGAGAAG GTTGATGTCAAATGTATCCTTGGAGATCCCGGATTGCATAGCGACTTGGTTGAAGATGTTGACTGTGAATTTGGAAGAGTTGTTGATCTTGTCAAAAGAGGATATCGTTTGAAGAGACAAGATTGGCTCAATAGAAGTGTCGACATTGCCGTTGCTGAAGCTGAAGTGGACGAAAATAATTCTGTTCCTGGGATTGATGCAACTGATCAAGAAAAGATTGAATTCCTCAATAATAAGGTAGTGTCTCTTGAAGAAAGAGTGAAGTACCTTGAAGGTCTTTTGAACATTCGTGGAGAAACTGTGAAG GAAACTGAGAAGTCAAAAGAAACTGAAGCCGCCACAAAAACCAAG GTAAATGGACAGAATGCCGATTATGAACTTGACGAAAATGAAGTTTTAGGAGTTTATATAGATGCCAAAAGAAAGGAAATCGCTaag AGAAAGAAGAATGGTGTAAGACCTCCACGTGAAGTAGGACatcaagatgaagatgatgtaGAAGTCGAAGTCAATGAA gaacaaccacaagaagaagaggaacaacaacaagaagatgATACAGAAGACGATGTGGACGATGGTGATAAAGAGAGTGAAAATCCGGAAACCAATGAA GGACAGACACAAGAGGAAGAGGAACAACACCAAGAGGATGACGCAGAAGTCAATGAA gaacagccacaagaagaagaggaacaacaagaagaagaggatacAGAAGACGATGTGGACGACGGTGATAAAGAGAGTGAAAATCCGGAAACCAATGAA GAACAGAAACAAGAGGAAGAGGAGCAACAACAAGAGGATGACACAGAAGTCAATACAGATGTTGACGTCGGTGCTAAGGAAAATGGATCTGAAAACCCCGTGAAAGGTTCAAAGAAACGTGGAAGAAAGGTAAATATCTCTCAGtgtataagggtttataaaatgtTGTTTAGTATAATCtatgtaactttttttattgtgtCATCAAAATTGAAGGATGGAGAAGAAAATGAGGATGCATATGAAAAGCCCGTGAAGGTTACAAGGAAAAGTGAAAGAGTAACTAAG GGTGGAGAAGTAAATGAGGATGCATCTGAAAAGCCCATGAAGGGTACAAGGAAAAGTAAAAGAGGAACTAAGGTGAATATCTCTCAGtgtataagggtttataaaatgcTGTTTAGTATAATCAatgtaactttttttattgtgtCATCAAAATTGAAGGGTGGAGAAGTAAATGAGGATGCATCTGAAAAGCCCATGAAGGGTACAAGGAAAAGTAAAAGAGGAACTAAGGTGAATATCTCTCTGTGTATAATGCTTTATAAAATGTTGTTTAGTATACTCtatgtaactttttttattgtgtCATCAAAATTGAAGGATGGAGAAGAAAATGAGTATGCATATGAAAAGCCCGTGAAGGTTACAAGGAAAAGTGAAAGAGTAACTAAG GGAAAGAAGAAAGGTGTAACACCCCCACGTGAAGTACAACAACAAGTAGAAGATCATGCAGAAACCAATGAA GATGGAGAAGGGAATGAGGATGCATCTAAAAAGCACGTGAAGTTTACAAAGAAGAATGGAAGAGGAAATAAG GAACACAATGTTGGCACCCCCAAAtcgaaaaaacaaaagaaacaatttGAGAAAGATTCAGCTGATGATGTGATAGGAAGTGTTTTGGAAGATCTTAAAAATGCCGATTAG
- the LOC106441888 gene encoding uncharacterized protein LOC106441888 isoform X16, translated as MFNEDGVSPLKETIERSFIRPVPPECLNEGVVFKEGSVVDAYFNNGWWTGVIVVERPDGSFLVYFDDPPDIMRFIRSQLRPHADWIGSKWVKSKNKVLSQHMFTRGKLVEMTREISESEKEKIWVRALVITEVRKQGDDRRKFLIKRCTISQNSSDEAEGKHLIVDICKIRPSPPRDLCAEYSLNDYVEVVVTHGWRKGRVTEILLENKYKVYFAATKEDAVFNYTEIRLSMEWLGGGSWIRAHEREFENNAGTPIRPGQDSPSNTLATDEDDTLNDDATKIRSDQESPSITLVLESNEEDKVNDDATEITSSLERHRNTSVLEATEAETQNHETIYGKELPLPHESEDMMDDVATPIIDPQEIPRGETMSESNDKIALPKRISETGTKGVVLQRINKRSNLKLVGKVETLLGKEFKKLEDSFLAPVIKMGRKQKLMVFSRHLIHHLLLRRIDIGEKGLWFTFGEQLMRFSLREFHLTTGLPCVVDKDEDEAETSATKKKKKDPWMNKNQTLNTLLKLLVEKSKELTADQRLRLGATILVEGILMASNPVTSIPEERLLRARNFKEFCKYPWGNLAFDYLLKEVKSFTYAKLTENNQYAICGFIYALQLWALSSVNQLGTFFGISDDGIQFPLCLHWKETKALTIEEVNRFDQMEKVDVKCILGDPGLHSDLVEDVDCEFGRVVDLVKRGYRLKRQDWLNRSVDIAVAEAEVDENNSVPGIDATDQEKIEFLNNKVVSLEERVKYLEGLLNIRGETVKETEKSKETEAATKTKVNGQNADYELDENEVLGVYIDAKRKEIAKRKKNGVRPPREVGHQDEDDVEVEVNEEQPQEEEEQQQEDDTEDDVDDGDKESENPETNEGQTQEEEEQHQEDDAEVNEEQPQEEEEQQEEEDTEDDVDDGDKESENPETNEEQKQEEEEQQQEDDTEVNTDVDVGAKENGSENPVKGSKKRGRKVNISQCIRVYKMLFSIIYVTFFIVSSKLKDGEENEDAYEKPVKVTRKSERVTKGGEVNEDASEKPMKGTRKSKRGTKGGEVNEDASEKPMKGTRKSKRGTKDGEENEYAYEKPVKVTRKSERVTKGKKKGVTPPREVQQQVEDHAETNEDGEGNEDASKKHVKFTKKNGRGNKEHNVGTPKSKKQKKQFEKDSADDVIGSVLEDLKNAD; from the exons ATGTTCAACGAAGATGGTGTAAGTCCTTTGAAGGAAACTATTGAAAGAAGTTTTATTCGGCCAGTCCCGCCAGAGTGTCTGAATGAGGGTGTCGTATTCAAGGAAGGGTCGGTGGTGGATGCTTATTTTAATAATGGTTGGTGGACTGGTGTTATCGTAGTTGAAAGGCCAGATGGTAGTTTTttggtttactttgatgatcCACCAGACATAATGAGATTCATCAGAAGCCAACTGAGACCTCATGCTGATTGGATCGGCTCCAAATGGGTCAAAAGCAAAAACaag GTATTGAGTCAACACATGTTTACGAGAGGGAAGTTGGTGGAAATGACCCGTGAAATTAGTGAAagtgaaaaggaaaaaatttGGGTCCGAGCATTGGTAATTACAGAAGTTCGGAAACAAGGAGATGATAGAAGAAAATTTCTGATCAAAAGATGTACAATCTCACAAAATTCGAGTGATGAAGCGGAAGGAAAACATTTAATAGTTGATATTTGCAAAATAAGGCCATCTCCTCCTCGAGATCTTTGTGCAGAGTACAGTCTGAACGACTATGTTGAAGTGGTTGTTACCCATGGGTGGCGCAAAGGTCGAGTGACGGAAATTCTCCTTGAAAACAAATACAAAGTGTATTTCGCTGCCACAAAAGAGGATGCGGTTTTTAATTATACTGAGATTAGGCTGTCAATGGAGTGGCTAGGTGGTGGTAGTTGGATTCGCGCACATGAG AGAGAATTTGAAAATAATGCTGGCACACCAATCAGACCCGGTCAAGATAGTCCTAGTAACACACTTGCCACCGATGAAGATGATACGTTGAATGATGATGCCACCAAAATCAGATCCGATCAAGAGAGCCCTAGTATCACACTTGTTTTAGAATCCAATGAAGAGGATAAGGTGAATGATGATGCCACAGAAATCACATCCTCTCTCGAGAGACACAGAAACACTTCTGTTTTAGAAGCCACTGAGGCTGAAACACAAAACCATGAAACCATATAT GGAAAGGAGTTACCATTACCTCATGAATCAGAAGATATGATGGATGATGTAGCCACTCCAATCATAGACCCTCAAGAGATTCCACGAG GTGAAACGATGAGTGAGTCTAATGACAAGATTGCTTTGCCAAAAAGAATCTCCGAAACTGGTACAAAAGGAGTCGTATTGCAAAGAATTAACAAGCGCTCCAATCTGAAGTTGGTTGGTAAAGTTGAAACCCTTTTGGGCAAAGAATTCAAGAAGCTTGAAGATTCATTCTTGGCTCCGGTAATTAAGATGGGAAGGAAGCAGAAGCTTATGGTGTTTTCAAGGCATTTGATTCATCACTTACTCTTAAGGAGAATTGATATAGGCGAGAAGGGTTTGTGGTTTACTTTTGGAGAACAACTAATGAGGTTTTCTCTAAGAGAATTCCACTTGACAACGGGTCTGCCTTGTGttgttgataaagatgaagatgaagccgAGACTTCagcaacaaaaaagaagaagaaagatccATGGATGAACAAGAATCAAACTCTAAACACCTTGCTTAAGCTTCTTGTCGAAAAGAGTAAAGAGCTTACTGCTGATCAGAGATTAAGATTGGGAGCTACAATCCTTGTGGAAGGGATATTGATGGCAAGCAATCCGGTGACAAGTATTCCAGAAGAGCGTCTGCTTAGAGCTAGAAATTTCAAAGAGTTTTGCAAGTATCCCTGGGGGAATTTGGCCTTTGATTATTTACTGAAAGAAGTGAAGAGCTTTACCTATGCAAAGCTGACGGAGAATAATCAATACGCGATTTGTGGCTTTATATATGCGCTTCAGCTCTGGGCGTTATCTTCTGTGAATCAACTAGGCACATTCTTTGGTATTAGCGATGATGGAATTCAGTTTCCCTTGTGCTTGCATTGGAAAGAAACCAAAGCGCTTACTATTGAGGAGGTTAACAGATTCGACCAAATGGAGAAG GTTGATGTCAAATGTATCCTTGGAGATCCCGGATTGCATAGCGACTTGGTTGAAGATGTTGACTGTGAATTTGGAAGAGTTGTTGATCTTGTCAAAAGAGGATATCGTTTGAAGAGACAAGATTGGCTCAATAGAAGTGTCGACATTGCCGTTGCTGAAGCTGAAGTGGACGAAAATAATTCTGTTCCTGGGATTGATGCAACTGATCAAGAAAAGATTGAATTCCTCAATAATAAGGTAGTGTCTCTTGAAGAAAGAGTGAAGTACCTTGAAGGTCTTTTGAACATTCGTGGAGAAACTGTGAAG GAAACTGAGAAGTCAAAAGAAACTGAAGCCGCCACAAAAACCAAG GTAAATGGACAGAATGCCGATTATGAACTTGACGAAAATGAAGTTTTAGGAGTTTATATAGATGCCAAAAGAAAGGAAATCGCTaag AGAAAGAAGAATGGTGTAAGACCTCCACGTGAAGTAGGACatcaagatgaagatgatgtaGAAGTCGAAGTCAATGAA gaacaaccacaagaagaagaggaacaacaacaagaagatgATACAGAAGACGATGTGGACGATGGTGATAAAGAGAGTGAAAATCCGGAAACCAATGAA GGACAGACACAAGAGGAAGAGGAACAACACCAAGAGGATGACGCAGAAGTCAATGAA gaacagccacaagaagaagaggaacaacaagaagaagaggatacAGAAGACGATGTGGACGACGGTGATAAAGAGAGTGAAAATCCGGAAACCAATGAA GAACAGAAACAAGAGGAAGAGGAGCAACAACAAGAGGATGACACAGAAGTCAATACAGATGTTGACGTCGGTGCTAAGGAAAATGGATCTGAAAACCCCGTGAAAGGTTCAAAGAAACGTGGAAGAAAGGTAAATATCTCTCAGtgtataagggtttataaaatgtTGTTTAGTATAATCtatgtaactttttttattgtgtCATCAAAATTGAAGGATGGAGAAGAAAATGAGGATGCATATGAAAAGCCCGTGAAGGTTACAAGGAAAAGTGAAAGAGTAACTAAG GGTGGAGAAGTAAATGAGGATGCATCTGAAAAGCCCATGAAGGGTACAAGGAAAAGTAAAAGAGGAACTAAG GGTGGAGAAGTAAATGAGGATGCATCTGAAAAGCCCATGAAGGGTACAAGGAAAAGTAAAAGAGGAACTAAG GATGGAGAAGAAAATGAGTATGCATATGAAAAGCCCGTGAAGGTTACAAGGAAAAGTGAAAGAGTAACTAAG GGAAAGAAGAAAGGTGTAACACCCCCACGTGAAGTACAACAACAAGTAGAAGATCATGCAGAAACCAATGAA GATGGAGAAGGGAATGAGGATGCATCTAAAAAGCACGTGAAGTTTACAAAGAAGAATGGAAGAGGAAATAAG GAACACAATGTTGGCACCCCCAAAtcgaaaaaacaaaagaaacaatttGAGAAAGATTCAGCTGATGATGTGATAGGAAGTGTTTTGGAAGATCTTAAAAATGCCGATTAG
- the LOC106441888 gene encoding uncharacterized protein LOC106441888 isoform X7, with the protein MFNEDGVSPLKETIERSFIRPVPPECLNEGVVFKEGSVVDAYFNNGWWTGVIVVERPDGSFLVYFDDPPDIMRFIRSQLRPHADWIGSKWVKSKNKVLSQHMFTRGKLVEMTREISESEKEKIWVRALVITEVRKQGDDRRKFLIKRCTISQNSSDEAEGKHLIVDICKIRPSPPRDLCAEYSLNDYVEVVVTHGWRKGRVTEILLENKYKVYFAATKEDAVFNYTEIRLSMEWLGGGSWIRAHEREFENNAGTPIRPGQDSPSNTLATDEDDTLNDDATKIRSDQESPSITLVLESNEEDKVNDDATEITSSLERHRNTSVLEATEAETQNHETIYGKELPLPHESEDMMDDVATPIIDPQEIPRGETMSESNDKIALPKRISETGTKGVVLQRINKRSNLKLVGKVETLLGKEFKKLEDSFLAPVIKMGRKQKLMVFSRHLIHHLLLRRIDIGEKGLWFTFGEQLMRFSLREFHLTTGLPCVVDKDEDEAETSATKKKKKDPWMNKNQTLNTLLKLLVEKSKELTADQRLRLGATILVEGILMASNPVTSIPEERLLRARNFKEFCKYPWGNLAFDYLLKEVKSFTYAKLTENNQYAICGFIYALQLWALSSVNQLGTFFGISDDGIQFPLCLHWKETKALTIEEVNRFDQMEKVDVKCILGDPGLHSDLVEDVDCEFGRVVDLVKRGYRLKRQDWLNRSVDIAVAEAEVDENNSVPGIDATDQEKIEFLNNKVVSLEERVKYLEGLLNIRGETVKETEKSKETEAATKTKRKKNGVRPPREVGHQDEDDVEVEVNEEQPQEEEEQQQEDDTEDDVDDGDKESENPETNEGQTQEEEEQHQEDDAEVNEEQPQEEEEQQEEEDTEDDVDDGDKESENPETNEEQKQEEEEQQQEDDTEVNTDVDVGAKENGSENPVKGSKKRGRKVNISQCIRVYKMLFSIIYVTFFIVSSKLKDGEENEDAYEKPVKVTRKSERVTKVNISLCIMLYKMLFSIINVTFFIVSSKLKGGEVNEDASEKPMKGTRKSKRGTKVNISQCIRVYKMLFSIINVTFFIVSSKLKGGEVNEDASEKPMKGTRKSKRGTKVNISLCIMLYKMLFSILYVTFFIVSSKLKDGEENEYAYEKPVKVTRKSERVTKGKKKGVTPPREVQQQVEDHAETNEDGEGNEDASKKHVKFTKKNGRGNKEHNVGTPKSKKQKKQFEKDSADDVIGSVLEDLKNAD; encoded by the exons ATGTTCAACGAAGATGGTGTAAGTCCTTTGAAGGAAACTATTGAAAGAAGTTTTATTCGGCCAGTCCCGCCAGAGTGTCTGAATGAGGGTGTCGTATTCAAGGAAGGGTCGGTGGTGGATGCTTATTTTAATAATGGTTGGTGGACTGGTGTTATCGTAGTTGAAAGGCCAGATGGTAGTTTTttggtttactttgatgatcCACCAGACATAATGAGATTCATCAGAAGCCAACTGAGACCTCATGCTGATTGGATCGGCTCCAAATGGGTCAAAAGCAAAAACaag GTATTGAGTCAACACATGTTTACGAGAGGGAAGTTGGTGGAAATGACCCGTGAAATTAGTGAAagtgaaaaggaaaaaatttGGGTCCGAGCATTGGTAATTACAGAAGTTCGGAAACAAGGAGATGATAGAAGAAAATTTCTGATCAAAAGATGTACAATCTCACAAAATTCGAGTGATGAAGCGGAAGGAAAACATTTAATAGTTGATATTTGCAAAATAAGGCCATCTCCTCCTCGAGATCTTTGTGCAGAGTACAGTCTGAACGACTATGTTGAAGTGGTTGTTACCCATGGGTGGCGCAAAGGTCGAGTGACGGAAATTCTCCTTGAAAACAAATACAAAGTGTATTTCGCTGCCACAAAAGAGGATGCGGTTTTTAATTATACTGAGATTAGGCTGTCAATGGAGTGGCTAGGTGGTGGTAGTTGGATTCGCGCACATGAG AGAGAATTTGAAAATAATGCTGGCACACCAATCAGACCCGGTCAAGATAGTCCTAGTAACACACTTGCCACCGATGAAGATGATACGTTGAATGATGATGCCACCAAAATCAGATCCGATCAAGAGAGCCCTAGTATCACACTTGTTTTAGAATCCAATGAAGAGGATAAGGTGAATGATGATGCCACAGAAATCACATCCTCTCTCGAGAGACACAGAAACACTTCTGTTTTAGAAGCCACTGAGGCTGAAACACAAAACCATGAAACCATATAT GGAAAGGAGTTACCATTACCTCATGAATCAGAAGATATGATGGATGATGTAGCCACTCCAATCATAGACCCTCAAGAGATTCCACGAG GTGAAACGATGAGTGAGTCTAATGACAAGATTGCTTTGCCAAAAAGAATCTCCGAAACTGGTACAAAAGGAGTCGTATTGCAAAGAATTAACAAGCGCTCCAATCTGAAGTTGGTTGGTAAAGTTGAAACCCTTTTGGGCAAAGAATTCAAGAAGCTTGAAGATTCATTCTTGGCTCCGGTAATTAAGATGGGAAGGAAGCAGAAGCTTATGGTGTTTTCAAGGCATTTGATTCATCACTTACTCTTAAGGAGAATTGATATAGGCGAGAAGGGTTTGTGGTTTACTTTTGGAGAACAACTAATGAGGTTTTCTCTAAGAGAATTCCACTTGACAACGGGTCTGCCTTGTGttgttgataaagatgaagatgaagccgAGACTTCagcaacaaaaaagaagaagaaagatccATGGATGAACAAGAATCAAACTCTAAACACCTTGCTTAAGCTTCTTGTCGAAAAGAGTAAAGAGCTTACTGCTGATCAGAGATTAAGATTGGGAGCTACAATCCTTGTGGAAGGGATATTGATGGCAAGCAATCCGGTGACAAGTATTCCAGAAGAGCGTCTGCTTAGAGCTAGAAATTTCAAAGAGTTTTGCAAGTATCCCTGGGGGAATTTGGCCTTTGATTATTTACTGAAAGAAGTGAAGAGCTTTACCTATGCAAAGCTGACGGAGAATAATCAATACGCGATTTGTGGCTTTATATATGCGCTTCAGCTCTGGGCGTTATCTTCTGTGAATCAACTAGGCACATTCTTTGGTATTAGCGATGATGGAATTCAGTTTCCCTTGTGCTTGCATTGGAAAGAAACCAAAGCGCTTACTATTGAGGAGGTTAACAGATTCGACCAAATGGAGAAG GTTGATGTCAAATGTATCCTTGGAGATCCCGGATTGCATAGCGACTTGGTTGAAGATGTTGACTGTGAATTTGGAAGAGTTGTTGATCTTGTCAAAAGAGGATATCGTTTGAAGAGACAAGATTGGCTCAATAGAAGTGTCGACATTGCCGTTGCTGAAGCTGAAGTGGACGAAAATAATTCTGTTCCTGGGATTGATGCAACTGATCAAGAAAAGATTGAATTCCTCAATAATAAGGTAGTGTCTCTTGAAGAAAGAGTGAAGTACCTTGAAGGTCTTTTGAACATTCGTGGAGAAACTGTGAAG GAAACTGAGAAGTCAAAAGAAACTGAAGCCGCCACAAAAACCAAG AGAAAGAAGAATGGTGTAAGACCTCCACGTGAAGTAGGACatcaagatgaagatgatgtaGAAGTCGAAGTCAATGAA gaacaaccacaagaagaagaggaacaacaacaagaagatgATACAGAAGACGATGTGGACGATGGTGATAAAGAGAGTGAAAATCCGGAAACCAATGAA GGACAGACACAAGAGGAAGAGGAACAACACCAAGAGGATGACGCAGAAGTCAATGAA gaacagccacaagaagaagaggaacaacaagaagaagaggatacAGAAGACGATGTGGACGACGGTGATAAAGAGAGTGAAAATCCGGAAACCAATGAA GAACAGAAACAAGAGGAAGAGGAGCAACAACAAGAGGATGACACAGAAGTCAATACAGATGTTGACGTCGGTGCTAAGGAAAATGGATCTGAAAACCCCGTGAAAGGTTCAAAGAAACGTGGAAGAAAGGTAAATATCTCTCAGtgtataagggtttataaaatgtTGTTTAGTATAATCtatgtaactttttttattgtgtCATCAAAATTGAAGGATGGAGAAGAAAATGAGGATGCATATGAAAAGCCCGTGAAGGTTACAAGGAAAAGTGAAAGAGTAACTAAGGTAAATATCTCTCTGTGTATAATGCTTTATAAAATGCTGTTTAGTATAATCAatgtaactttttttattgtgtCATCAAAATTGAAGGGTGGAGAAGTAAATGAGGATGCATCTGAAAAGCCCATGAAGGGTACAAGGAAAAGTAAAAGAGGAACTAAGGTGAATATCTCTCAGtgtataagggtttataaaatgcTGTTTAGTATAATCAatgtaactttttttattgtgtCATCAAAATTGAAGGGTGGAGAAGTAAATGAGGATGCATCTGAAAAGCCCATGAAGGGTACAAGGAAAAGTAAAAGAGGAACTAAGGTGAATATCTCTCTGTGTATAATGCTTTATAAAATGTTGTTTAGTATACTCtatgtaactttttttattgtgtCATCAAAATTGAAGGATGGAGAAGAAAATGAGTATGCATATGAAAAGCCCGTGAAGGTTACAAGGAAAAGTGAAAGAGTAACTAAG GGAAAGAAGAAAGGTGTAACACCCCCACGTGAAGTACAACAACAAGTAGAAGATCATGCAGAAACCAATGAA GATGGAGAAGGGAATGAGGATGCATCTAAAAAGCACGTGAAGTTTACAAAGAAGAATGGAAGAGGAAATAAG GAACACAATGTTGGCACCCCCAAAtcgaaaaaacaaaagaaacaatttGAGAAAGATTCAGCTGATGATGTGATAGGAAGTGTTTTGGAAGATCTTAAAAATGCCGATTAG